In candidate division WOR-3 bacterium, the DNA window ATTTATTGGGTAAAATGTATTTCCATATCAAATCCCCTGTTAATGCATCACGACAGAGTGCTTTTGTTTGAACAGTATCAGGGTCATGAACCCTTTTTTCCATTATCCCATAAATTTTCCCATCAAAATAAGAAGGCACCTCAGAACCTACAAGTTTTTTGCCCCATAAAAGTTTTCCTTTTAAAGTATAAGCAAATGTTGCTTCATAACCAATCGGCTCAACCCACCCACGGGCAGGAGCATATACAATTGTATCAACAACAATGGGTTGAGCTCCCACAGTCGTTATCGGTTTTGACCATTTTTCATTTCCTGTAAAAGGATCAAGAGCAAAAAATGTTGGTAAACTCTCTGGTGGAATACCAATAGAAGTTCCTGCAAATAGAATTGAATCATTTGGGTCTAATGCACAATTCCATACATTACTTGTTAAATATTTCTCCCAGATAATCTTTCCTGTTTCAATATCCTTTGCCATTATCTTATTCCATTCAGGGGCACCTTTACCTGTAAAAAAAATTCCATGAGAAACGCAGGGAGTAATCTCGGTTGTCCAAGACCCCTCTCCTCCCCATTTATGTGACCATTTAAATTCAAACGGCTTATATAAAGGGAATGGATAATAATTTGTATGTTGAACATTATACTTCCATGTTCTCCAGGCGAATCTATCAGGTCCTTTATAACTTTTTATAAGTGAAGGATTTATAAAATAACCTTCATCTATCTTTATTAACCCTTCTTCCTCATTTTCTTTCTCCTTTGAAAAATCTTTAATCTCTAAATTCTTACCAGAAATAAAATATTCCTCATATTTATCATCAAAAAATAAAAGAAACTTTAAATTGCCCTCTTTTCTCCATTTATTTTTTGTAAACCATATAAATTCATCTTTTAATTCTTTATAAGGATACTGATTTTTATGAACTGCAACAATATAATTTTTACCTTTATATTCATAAACAATCATTATCTTTAAAACCCCTTTCTCTAAATAATAATCTATTTTTACTTTTGTTGAATCAGGAGATAAAAAAGCCTTTATGTAAAAATTGAAAATTATTATCATCATGTATTTAATTATACAGAATTGAAAAAAAAGTCAAGAGTTTGTAGAATACCATAAAAATATTGAAATTTTCTGGCTCAATAAGATTACAAGAAGTGCCTTTTACAAAGTGAATTTTTGCGCACCCTAAAGGGTGCGGCTACCGTAAAATTGTGGATGCCATATGATTAAATATAATTAAATGAAATTATGGGGATAAAAGAAAAAGGCACTCTTAAAGAATTTTTGCGAACCCTAAAGGGTGCGAATACCATAAAATTATAAAATCTTTGTTTTTTTGGAAAATTAAGGGTGAAGATAATATGAGGGATAATAGAAACAATATTCTAAAAAACTTGTTAATTTATACCTTAAAAGGTGTAGCTTTCCATCTAAAGATTTTATAAAAATGGTAGGCGCGGGCTTTAGGCCTGCGAATTTTTACCTTTTCCCATTATCTAATATCTCTTTAAAATTTTTCATTTAATATTGAATTTTTGCCAATATAAGAAATATAAGAAAATTTATTATGGGTTAATTTTGCTGATGAAATTTGCGTCTACCTTGCTCACTACCAATAAACATAAAATTATATCATATCTACTTATCCATATAGGGAGATTTGGGGCATCTAAAACTCTTAAAGGTGTCCAGCATTTTTCTAATTCAATACCTATTAAGAAAGACAATTTATCCCTTACTTTATAAAAATCTCTGTAATATAAAAAGCTTCCTATATTTAAATAAGGAGCTTCATCAATAATTTGTGCTCTTGCTCATACCCATCTCTAATCCTAAACTCAAATTTCCTTTCCCGAAAGGAAACTTTTTTGAAAAACTAATATTTAGGGAGTGAAAATTTCCCTTATGTTTATTTAAATTATAATACCATCTTGAATATTTAAATGAAAATGCGTAAAAATTTAGCATTTCTTTTTCCAAAAAATGCCAAAAGTGAGATTATAAGAAGATGTGTGTACAGAATGAATTCCATTACCTATCTCACATCCCAATTTTATCATAAGGAAAAAAATTAATCAAAAAAAATTCCATTCATTTTACCCCTTTTTTAAATTATATTCCAAATCACTTCCACAATGATAGTTTAATTATATAGTTATAGAATAAAAAAAGTTAAGTGTGTGTAGAATACCATAACTTTTTAGACTTTTGCATAAGTTTTGTTTAAAGATTTATGAAGTTCATATTGAATTTTTTCTCTTGAATATTTTTTTCTTATCAATGTTTTTGATTTAGAAATTAACTTTTTAAATTTCAGGAATTTGAAATAAATAAAAATTAAAACTATAATAGATAACTCTTATGATAAAAATAGATGGAAAAAATATTGCTCTTTTTCCTTCAAAACCCAGAGATTCCTGCAATTTGATGGTTTTAAATCTGAAAGAAAAAAAAATTATACACTCAAAATTTTATAATCTTCATAAATTTTTAAAAAAAGGAGATCTTATCATAGTAAACAACACTAAAGTGATACCTGCGAGAATTTTCGGCAGAAAAGATACAGGCGGTAAGGTAGAGGCACTTTTTGTTAAAAAAATTGATGAAAAAAGATTTTATTCCCTTTTAAAAGGAAAAAATGTTAAAAATTTTTATGTGGGAGAATTCAAATTAAATGTTCTTGATAAAAACAAATTTTATATTATTGAAATAGAAAATGGAAATATTGACAAACTTTTAAAAAAATATGGCAAAATGCCCCTTCCCCCATATATTAAAAGGGAACCTGTAAAAAAAGATGAATTCTATTACAACTCAATATTTGCAAAAAAAGAAGGCTCAATAGCTGCTCCTACTGCTTCACTACACTTTACAAAAAGAGTAATTAAAAAATTAAAAAAAGAAAAAATCGAGATAAAAGAACTTACACTTCATATTGGTCCCTTTACATTTCTTAGTAATATTGATGATGAAGAAATTATAAAGGAATTTTATGAAATTCCTAAAGAAACCTTAAAGGAAATAGAAAAAACCAAAAAGAATGGTGGAAGGATTATTTCAGTGGGAACAACTGTAACAAGAGCTTTAGAAACATGGGGACTTACGGGAAAAAGGAAAGGATATACTGATTTGATAATAAAACCTGGTTTTGAATTTAAAGTTACTGACATTTTACTTACAAACTTTCACCTTGAAAATCTCTCCCCTATCCTTTTAACCCTTGCCTTTGTAAAGGATGAAAATTTATTAAGGGAAAGTTATAAAGAGGCCCTTAAAAGAAATTACAGATTTTATAGCTTTGGTGACGCAATGCTTATAATACCTTAATTTACCCAACTTTTTTTACTTTGTAACTTTCCCTCCACAAGATTAAAAAAGTTATAAAATAAGAGGTGGAAGCCAGAAGTATAAAAAAAAGGGATAAAAATACAAGATACTCTTTTAAAGGGAAGTTAAGTAAATAAAAAATAAAAAGTAAAGAGAGAAAAAAACCTGCCAGTTTACCAGAAATATTTGAACCAATAACTTTTCCTTTCTTCCACAATAAATAACCGAAAAATAAACTTACAAAATCTCTTAAAAAAAGTATAATAACAAAAAATAAAGGTAAACCTTTAAAAAAATAAAGAGAAACAGAAACTGAATTAAAAAAAATCTTATCAATCACATGGTCAAGAATCTTACCAAGTTCAGAACTTTCTTTTCTTTTTCTTGCTATATAACCATCCAGAATATCTGTGATAACAGCAAGAGAAAGCAAAAATAAAACTATTTTTGATTTATTTTCCTTGATAAAATATATAACAAAAAAAAGGATTGGTAATCTTGTTAAAGAGAGAATATTCTGAATTTTAAAAAGCTCATTCATTTTATACCTTCACTAAGCAATTTTTCAGCAGCATTTAAAGAAGTTTCATCAATTTCCTTACCTGCGATCATCCTTGCAATTTCTCTTTTTCTTTCTTCTATACTTTTAAGTTCCTTTACTTTAATTATAGTCTTTCCGTTTTTAACATCCTTATAAACATAAAAATGACAATCAGAAAAAGAAGCAATTTGTGGTAAGTGAGTTATACAAAAAACTTGTTTTCCCTTCGCCAAAGTTTTTAAATTTTTTCCAACAATTCTTGCAACTTCACCTCCTATTCCTGTATCAACCTCATCAAAAAGAAGTATTTTGCTACTTTCCTTTTCAGAAATTAAA includes these proteins:
- a CDS encoding CDP-alcohol phosphatidyltransferase family protein; translated protein: MNELFKIQNILSLTRLPILFFVIYFIKENKSKIVLFLLSLAVITDILDGYIARKRKESSELGKILDHVIDKIFFNSVSVSLYFFKGLPLFFVIILFLRDFVSLFFGYLLWKKGKVIGSNISGKLAGFFLSLLFIFYLLNFPLKEYLVFLSLFFILLASTSYFITFLILWRESYKVKKVG
- the queA gene encoding tRNA preQ1(34) S-adenosylmethionine ribosyltransferase-isomerase QueA — protein: MIKIDGKNIALFPSKPRDSCNLMVLNLKEKKIIHSKFYNLHKFLKKGDLIIVNNTKVIPARIFGRKDTGGKVEALFVKKIDEKRFYSLLKGKNVKNFYVGEFKLNVLDKNKFYIIEIENGNIDKLLKKYGKMPLPPYIKREPVKKDEFYYNSIFAKKEGSIAAPTASLHFTKRVIKKLKKEKIEIKELTLHIGPFTFLSNIDDEEIIKEFYEIPKETLKEIEKTKKNGGRIISVGTTVTRALETWGLTGKRKGYTDLIIKPGFEFKVTDILLTNFHLENLSPILLTLAFVKDENLLRESYKEALKRNYRFYSFGDAMLIIP